The Sphingomonas donggukensis genomic interval GCCGCGCGGAACTCGTGCGGGATCGGCCCCTTGTGCTCGATCGTCAGGTACGAGATGCAGCGCCGCGCATCGAGGCGGTAGGGCGCGGGGAAGGCGTCGGTCGGGCATGCCCGCTGGCAAGCCTCGCACGACCCGCAAGTGTCGCGACCGGGCGCATCCACCGCGAGGTCGAGCGTGGTGTAGATCGCCCCCAGGAACAGCCAGCTGCCATGATCCCGGCTGACGAGGTTGGTGTGCTTGCCCTGCCAGCCCAGTCCCGCCGCCTCGGCCAGCGGCTTTTCCATCACCGGGGCGGTATCGACGAACACCTTTACGTCCGCCCCCGGCGCCGCGGCGACCAGCCACCGCGCCAGCGCCTTCAGCGCACGCTTCACGACGTCGTGATAATCGGACCCCTGCGCATAGACCGACACGCGGCCCCGGTCGCCGACGTCGGCCAGCGCCAGCGGGTCAATGCCGGGGGCGTAGCTCATGCCGAGCGCGATGACGCTCTTCACGTCCGGCCACAAACCTGAGGGGCTTTCGCGGTGATGGGCGCGCTCCTCCATCCAGATCATCGATCCGTGCGCGCCCTCGTCCAGCCATT includes:
- the queG gene encoding tRNA epoxyqueuosine(34) reductase QueG, producing MHEDKTLAAQLKEKAAELGFAAVGIARADAAPASAARLREWLDEGAHGSMIWMEERAHHRESPSGLWPDVKSVIALGMSYAPGIDPLALADVGDRGRVSVYAQGSDYHDVVKRALKALARWLVAAAPGADVKVFVDTAPVMEKPLAEAAGLGWQGKHTNLVSRDHGSWLFLGAIYTTLDLAVDAPGRDTCGSCEACQRACPTDAFPAPYRLDARRCISYLTIEHKGPIPHEFRAAIGNRIYGCDDCLSVCPWNKFAAAAAANRAFQPRSELMAPRLADLLALDDAAFREVFAGSPIKRIGRHRMVRNCLIAAGNSGDAALVGPVRALLNDADPVVAEAAAWALGRLTPAPSLRA